The nucleotide window GATTACCTTAGAATCTACGAGCGATCGCACTTGACGTTGAAACTTACCCATGGGGTGAGCAACCATTTGGTTCATAACAATTAAGGAAATGTAGATTGTGGAACGAATTACTTTTCAAATCGTCTTCTGCATCTTGAAAATCAAGACAGCGCGTATGAGGCTGATGTCGGCTGAAGTGACAGTGGCAAAACAACGTTTCTGATTAGCTATTCTAGCACAGCAAACTCAAGCGTGCCAGATCAACTAGAGCCAAAACGGCAACTATTACTGATGCTAATGGGAGATTATTAGAAACAAAATCAAACTAATCAGACAAAAGCGTTTACATTCTTTCACTCTGCGTCGCTAGGTACTAGAATGGTACCTTTGGGCAACTTTACAAAGAGGAATCTAGATGTCTCGATATAGAGGTCCCCGCCTCAGAATTGTGCGGCGCTTAGGCGAATTGCCTGGCTTATCCCGCAAAACTCCGAGACGGGCATACCCACCCGGTCAACATGGTCAAGCTCGTAAGAAGCGTTCTGAGTACGCAGTTCGACTTGAAGAAAAGCAAAAGCTACGGTTTAACTACGGCGTTACTGAGCGTCAGTTGCTCCGCTACGTTCGTAAGGCTCGTCGTGCAGCAGGTTCTACAGGGCAGGTGTTGCTACAGCTCTTAGAAATGCGACTCGATAACACGGTGTTTCGGATGGGTATGGGCCCAACGATTCCAGGTGCGCGTCAGTTAGTAAACCATGGTCATGTGACGGTAAACGGCAGAGTTGTGGACATTGCCAGCTACCAGTGCAGACCCGGCGATGTGATTGGAGTGCGCGATAGCGATCGCTCTCGTCAACTCGTTGAAGCAAACTTGCTCTTCCCTGGACTGGCTAACTTACCTAGCCATTTAGAGTTTGACAAAGCCAAGAAAATTGGCAAAGTTAACAGCGTCGTCGAACGCGAATGGATTGCGCTGCAAGTGAACGAATTGCTGGTCGTTGAGTTTTACTCACGTCAAGCCTAGAGATTGATGGCGACGAACACCGTGCGGCTGTGGTGCGCGATCGAATAGTTTTTTCAAGCTCTCCAAACCTGTCAGTTGGGGAGCTTGTTTGGTATTTGGGGAGGTAGTCAAAGTCGCTATAGTGAAAAAGGATATCGCCCAACTCACCGTTTGAGGATTTTGCGATGAAAGCTCCTATTTCTCTTCCTAAGATCCAAGGGCTATACCAAACTGATTATCTGCAATGGATAGAAGCCACTGTGCAAAAAATTCAGAGCCGAGCGTATGGGGCTGTGGATTGGGAGAACTTGATTGAGGAAATTGAGGATATGGGGAGGCGAGAACGCCAGAGCTTAGAAAGTAATTTTATTACGATAGTAATTCATTTGCTCAAGTGGCAATTTCGACCGCAGAAGCGAAGCGGCAGTTGGGAAGGCAGCATTATTGAGCATCGTCGCCGAGTTAACAAGGCGCTGAAAGATTCTCCTAGCCTTAATCCATATCTTGAAAGCGTTGAGGCTGAATGTTATGAACAAGCTGTTAAGCAAGCTAAAGCTGAGACAGGCTTGCCGTTAGAATCATTTCCCCTAGATTGCCCTTACAAATTGGCAGATATGCTGAAGGAAGATTTTCTACCCTCAGAGCAAACTTCTCTTTAGAGGTTGTCTGAGAAGTCTAAGTTGCTATCCAATCCGCCCCCTAAATCCCCCAGAATGGGGGACTTTGAAGAAGGCGTGGCTCGGAAGTCCCGCAAAATGGGGGGTTGGGGGGCGAGTGTAAGAATCTTTGATACTTCTCAGACATCCTCTTAATCCTATCCGCCGATCTGCGACATTGTGCGGCTGTAAGATCCGGTGGTTCCAGCGTCTCGCATTTTGTAGTTGATGTCAGGTTTCGCGGTGAGGAGATCTTGCACTTCCGCTCGAATTTGTAGGAGCGGAACGCCTGACCGCAGAGCCATTTTTAGGTCTAGCTGTCCGGTTTCGTTGAGGAGGCAGGGGCGCAGCCAGCCATCAGCAGAAAGACGCATTCGGTTACAGCGATCGCAAAAGCATTCCGACATTTGGCTAATAAACCCCAGGGTGCCCTTGGCTCCTGGAATTTGAAACACATCGGCAGGGCCGTTCCCCGCGACTTGTCCTGCGGTTAAACCCCAGCGCTCCCGGATTTGTTGGCGCAATGCTTCTGAATCTACCCAACCTTTTTCACCAAATAGTCCTGCATTACCAATGGGCATGAATTCAATGAACCGGATGTGCCACTGGCGATCGAGACTCAGTGCGGCTAAGTCTAAAACCTCATGATCATTAACGCCAGGAATCACCACCACGTTGAGCTTAAGCGGATCAAATCCAACTCGGTGCGCTGCCTGGATACCGTCCCAAACTTGCTGCCAACGCGATCGCAAAATGCCTCCAGCGGTCGGTCTTTTACCGACAATGCGATCGAAAGTTTCGGGTTCTAAAGAGTCGAGGCTAATATTAATGCGGCGTAACCCAGCAGTGTGGAGATCTTGCGCCATGCCCGCTAACAAAAACGCATTGGTCGTCATGGATAAATCTTGGGTTTGAGGTAAAGCCGCGATCGCCCGGACAATATCGACCACGCCCGGACGAATCAACGGCTCGCCGCCCGTCAGCCGAAACCGAGTAAACCCAACTGGAATAAAAACTTCTCGCAGCAGCAATAATAGCTCTGCTTGAGTAAGCAACTCTTGCTTTCTGACAAACTCTAACTCTTCTCCCTCTGGCATACAGTATTGGCACCGAAAGTTGCAGCGATCGATCAGGCTAATGCGCAGATAATCAACGGCGGGAAGCATTGTAGGATTTACAGAAGAGGTTATGGCAGGGTTCACAACAGTCATTAAATGTACCCGTCCTTTAAGATTAGGAACAAGGGGTCAGTCTCCATCCTATCGATAAGATTCAGATTGCTGAAAGGAAAATGAAACGGTTGTCCACCTTTTTGCCCAGGTTTGCTAATCTAAGTAAAACTCACAAAATCATAGTCTTGTAACTCTGAGCTTAGAATGTCTTTGCTCAACCCCTTTTGGCTTTATCCTTGGATTTTTCCAGAGTTTGAAGCGTTTTTCTAGGTTTTAAGGCAAGACTTTCTGGTTATTGTCATGCTTAAAGTTGCTTCCTGTGAAACGTCTAAATCATTAGATCCGTTTAACAGTCTGCTTAATGAAAGCTTAGTTCTATTGTTGAAAGTCAAATCATTTAATACCCCCTTTAATTAATTTCTCAGCTTCTACCTCACACTTTAGGACTTATTGCAGGATTTAACCGTGACCCTTCAAACTGAACAACCTCCTCAGGTGACATCTGTAAACCAGATCGATCGCCAGATGGTCGCTATTTTGGACTTCGGCTCCCAATATTCTGAGCTGATCGCCCGTCGCATTCGAGAAACCCAGGTCTACTCTGAGGTGCTGTCTTACCGTACTACTGCTGAACAGCTTAAGCAACTGAACCTCAAGGGCATTATTCTTTCGGGAGGGCCCAGTTCTGTGTACGACGAAGGAGCGCCCCAGTGCGATCCAGAAATTTGGGACTTGGGCATCCCTGTTTTGGGAGTGTGCTATGGAATGCAGCTAATGGTGCAGCAGCTAGGGGGCGGCGTTGAACGGGCAAGCCGAGCGGAGTATGGCAAGGCATTTTTGCATATCGACGACCCCACTGATTTGCTGACTAATGTAGACGATGGCACGACGATGTGGATGAGTCATGGCGACTCGGTCACTCATTTACCAGATGGCTTTGAACTGCTGGCACATACCGATAATACTTCCTGTGCCGCGATCGCCAATCACGATCGCAAGCTTTATGGTGTGCAGTTCCACCCCGAAGTGGTGCATTCCTTGGGCGGCATGGCGCTGATTCGCAACTTTGTTTACCATATCTGCATTTGTGACCCCACCTGGACGACTGCTGCCTTTGTCGAAAATGCAGTTCGAGAAAT belongs to Timaviella obliquedivisa GSE-PSE-MK23-08B and includes:
- the rpsD gene encoding 30S ribosomal protein S4, with product MSRYRGPRLRIVRRLGELPGLSRKTPRRAYPPGQHGQARKKRSEYAVRLEEKQKLRFNYGVTERQLLRYVRKARRAAGSTGQVLLQLLEMRLDNTVFRMGMGPTIPGARQLVNHGHVTVNGRVVDIASYQCRPGDVIGVRDSDRSRQLVEANLLFPGLANLPSHLEFDKAKKIGKVNSVVEREWIALQVNELLVVEFYSRQA
- a CDS encoding DUF29 domain-containing protein, translating into MKAPISLPKIQGLYQTDYLQWIEATVQKIQSRAYGAVDWENLIEEIEDMGRRERQSLESNFITIVIHLLKWQFRPQKRSGSWEGSIIEHRRRVNKALKDSPSLNPYLESVEAECYEQAVKQAKAETGLPLESFPLDCPYKLADMLKEDFLPSEQTSL
- the moaA gene encoding GTP 3',8-cyclase MoaA, translating into MLPAVDYLRISLIDRCNFRCQYCMPEGEELEFVRKQELLTQAELLLLLREVFIPVGFTRFRLTGGEPLIRPGVVDIVRAIAALPQTQDLSMTTNAFLLAGMAQDLHTAGLRRINISLDSLEPETFDRIVGKRPTAGGILRSRWQQVWDGIQAAHRVGFDPLKLNVVVIPGVNDHEVLDLAALSLDRQWHIRFIEFMPIGNAGLFGEKGWVDSEALRQQIRERWGLTAGQVAGNGPADVFQIPGAKGTLGFISQMSECFCDRCNRMRLSADGWLRPCLLNETGQLDLKMALRSGVPLLQIRAEVQDLLTAKPDINYKMRDAGTTGSYSRTMSQIGG